The region CAAAATAAAACTCTCATAGTTATGGGCAAAGTACCGCAATCCTTTAATCCAATGCCATGAATACCAACAGATTATGGTTTTGGTCGTCTGTTACGGCCATTGCTCTCCTTTCCTTTGTACTCTCCTTTTACACCACTAATATCTCTATAACGGGCATTGAAGTCATATTTATCAAAAGGATCTTTGAGCAAAGCGGAATTTATGAGTTCTTCTATTTTATAGGAAAAAGTCTCGGTCTGACGAGGAGTGGGGTCACTTGTGATGCCAGTAAGTGGAAGTCTGCACTCGTAGCAAAATACAAAGTTGAGCTTGTCTTGACTGTTGATCAAAATGGTTGTGGGAAGTTCAATACATTACAGAAGGCAGTGGCCGCTGTTCCTGATAATAGCCCGAAACCAACACTAATCATTCTTGATGCAGGCACATACAAGTAATGTTTCATGATCATGCAATCTACTTGACTTATAAGTTGTGTTGAACACATTTAAAAACCAAACATGTTATTGTTATGGCAGGGAGAAAGTGTTGGTGGGCGTAAAGAAAATCAATTTGATAATTCAAGGTCAAGGTTCTCAAAAGACAACGATCGCTTGGAATGACACTGCAGCTTCATCTAAAGGCACTATCTACAGCTACACAGTTTGCATTGATGCTAAAAATTTCATTGCTTATgacattggctttaaggtaatgCAAGTAACTCATACATACGAAAGTTcaaaaaataacatattttttcCATTGAATATTGACATGCTTGCTGCTTTGTTCTCGAATGGCAAAGAACACAGCTCCTCGTCCAGCGCCCGGTGCAATTGGAGGACAAGCTGTAGCACTGAGAGTTAGAGGAGATCAATCAGCTTTCTATAACTGCGGGTTTTTTGGATTTCAGGACACTCTTAACGATGCTGAAGGAAGGCATTATTTTAAAAAATGTCACATTGAAGGAACGGTAGATTTTATCTTTGGGAATGCTAGATCACTCTACCAAGTAATTATCACTCTTTCAAGAAAACCTAGATAAAGAGAAGTATATGTTTTTAACCACCTTTTTCTTTCAGGATTGTGAGATTAACTCGGTACCCAGTGGTGCTAAGGCCATTGGAGCAATAGCAGCACAACAAAGAGCCTCAACTAAAGAGAAAACGGGGTTTTCTTTTGTGAACTGTAAGATAGGAGGAAGTGGCAAGGTGTGGCTTGGAAGGGCTTGGGGTGTATATTCAACTATCGTCTACTTAAACACTTTCATGTCTGCAGTTATTACTCCAGATGGCTGGAATGACTGGAGAGACCCCAAAAGAGATCAGTTATGGCTATTTTAGTCTTTCTACCCCTTACTTCAATCATAAAAGTTCAAATTTTCTTTGCGTGCATGAATTCTCATGTTAACCATCTATGTTACATGCTTATTTGCATGCATGCATTCTCACATTAATTTGAAATCCTCAAAGATCCATATCAACTATGACATTTGTATTTTATGTAACACTACATTTTATTATTATACTACGATATTTGGTGCTTCTATTGTTCAACCATCAAAAAGTGCAATATAACACTACATTTTATTATTCTACTATGACATTTGTATTTTATGTAACTGGTCAATGTTACTAACATTTCTTGCCTAATGTTTAAATGTGTTTCCAGGTTAGTTTACTTTGGAGAGTATGGGTGCTCTGGTCCAGGAGCAGTAAACCTTCTTAGGGTTAAATACGCAAAGAAACTGACCAAAGCTGAAGCAGCTCCGTTCATGGATATCTCTTATGTTGATGGAAGTACGTGGATTAAATAGTAGTAAGAACATTCAGaaacaaaaattcaaaaacatgGCATTCCTTGACATGATTTGCGAGAAGCTTGTATGAAGTCAAAATCTATCAGATTAATGAATGTCTTTTATCACATGTTCATAAGTTACTGTGAGAAGATATCGTTTCTAATACAAAGAAAATGAAAACTGAAAAAATATGAGTACCTTAAATTCCATAAGATGTTCCATAtcctttatttttctttgatATAACATAATGAAAAAGAGtaatacaattttttttcctttaatataacATTAATGAAAAAATGTTAGCATCAAAGAACTAGATTTAGCATCGAATCAAAAATAATTGTGTAATAGTTATGATGTACATcaactatttaaataataaaaaagttaCTTGTAGCATACTCAAATATGAAAACTATTTATATAATTAAGGGTACGTCCTGCAAACCATCTCATTAAAAATCACTTGTTAATTAATCATCTGAAAGGTAACATGCATATGGAATGCACTTGTTAGTTAGAAAAGCACCAAAGACTTTCCTTCTAATTTTGAAAGTACTAAATAAAAGGTAAAACACATATTGCATGGACTTATTTTTTGGTCAGGATATAGCATAAAGCCCCTTTTGATAGACATCTTTCCAGGTCCAAGGAGATTATTCTAGCTGAGTGGGCTGAAAAGACTGGTTGATTTACATAAAAAAggtctttcccggtaagatatCTCTTTCCCAAAAAGCCCCAAAACCATATCTTTCTGGttgaatgaacattttttttatcatttagcACAGTTCATCAAATGTTCAATCAAACATCATGGTTTCTTTCCCAGTCGTTAAACTTTTCCAGACAACATTTTTCCAAAAGCACTTTCCTAGACAACAACTATCAATTGGGCCATAAGTTTCCTTCTAATATTTCTCAATTCCCACGTCAAAGGCAAAACACTTAATGAGTGTCCTTATTGGTTGGTAGAGAAATAATATAGAGTTTCCTTCTAGTCTTGTCAAATCCCACATAAAAAGATCATTGGAGCATTTGGGCTTCTCTCCTTTAAgagttttaatgtttttttttccgGAAAAGATTGTTGATTAATGTTGTCTTAGATAATTTGAGATacattaatataaaataaaattttaatggggatatatttgtttttttatatttcgTTTATGGATTTAGTATTTACTGATACTTGTCAAACATATCTAGCCAAGCGAATAATAtttatgtgatgagtgagaagaATCTTACAATATGGAAAGAAAATTAAGGTTGACCATGGTGAATAATGTGGATGTATGATAAACATGTTAGCCAGACCTAAAGGAATGTTGTAGTTGAACAACGAAACCCAACATTTAAAGATATGATATGAAATATGATTAATCTTTATTTCTTACTAGAGTCTCTTTTGAGAGAAGCCCTAAATACAATAGCTACAAAATTCATTTACAATCTTTGAACTAATAATAAAAGACCAAGCATTATATAATTACATATTCAGGTTGTCCAGCCGAAGCTAGGACTTATAATAAGCCATATATGGAGAAACTAGACTTAAGAATTGTTGgttggtatattattttattacccTTCGGAGCTACAAGTTCTATAATCCCTTGtctctttaattttttttaaatatgaaatGTAAGATTCCTTAAAAATGTTGAGTTTGTAGAAGAATAAAACATTAGAGGTGTTGTTTTAGAGAAGAATACATTATTTTGGTGACAAATGTTTGATAACTATAGTCGATGGCGAATGTTTCATACATATAGTTGTTCATTATTTAAGAAGAATATGCTATTTTAGGTTACCGAGGTTTTATCGTTATAGTTTTGTACTAGGGTGTTGTACTTATAGTCGCTCAAGACACAATTTTAGAGGAAAACATTCCTAACATTGTCCCTAAGCAAGAGCCATTAAGATTTTTATTAAGCACCAACTATAAAATCAacattaacaaccttaaggtaTGTCATTCAGTAGATCCAATATGGCGTGGAAAAAAACCATTTTATATGATTGTGTCATTTTTATCCAAGAACATGAGGATGAGATTAGCGTAATGAATGATGATCCAATCAACTTTCATCAAGAAATGTGTTGTTTTAACTCTCAATAATGGATTAATGTCATTTATGGTGAAATGAAGTCAGTAACAGAAGATGATGATTGGGATGTCATGCAGTTGCCAACGAGTAAGAAACCTATTGGTTTCTAATGGATCTCTAAATCCAAAAGGTATGTAAATGGTAACATTGAGATATATAAGAACCGTCTAATCTCAAAGGGATTAAGTCAAAATGAAGGAAAGAGGCCTTAAATATGATATCATTGAAAGACTCTTTTGGAATGCTAATGTAACTTATACCTCTTTTTGATCTATAGTTAAATCAGACGGACATAATGTGTTTCTAAAAGGAGATGTTGATGAAATGATTCATATAGCTTAACCAAAAAACATTATGTCATGATATCGAAGATTTACGGCCAGTTTGTAGTttatagaaatccatctatggtcTCAAGATTATTTTCCAATATCATAAGTTTCACCTAGCCATTACctcatatattttttaaatgttataattGAATGTGTATATCACAAGTTAAGTGAGAATAAATATGTGTTTATGGTATTATATTTCAATTATATACTTCTCACTAGTAAATATATAGCTTTATTTCACGAAACCAAAAAAATTTGACAAAGAAATTCAAGATCGAAGATCTTGGTTACACCTATTTTAcattaggagttatgatattgaGAAATCATCTAGATGTACCCTTGGATTGTCACAAAAGAGCTGTTGCAAACGAATTGGGCAAATCCAATATAAAAAGATAGTAAACCATGAGATATGCTAGTTATAAAagaagactagtttagtcttgtaacatcccaaaaatcagagtaaaattttcattttgatcTATAGTTAAACCAGACGGACATAATGTATTTCTAAATGGAGTTGTTGACAAAATGATTCATATAGCTTAACAACAAAACATTGTGTCATTATATTTAAGATTTACGGCCAGTTTGCAATttatagaaatccatctatggtcTCAAGTTTGTTTTCCAATATCATAAGTTTCACCTAGTCATTACCTCATATATTTTAGTAAATGTTATAATTTATTGTGTATATCATAAGTTAAGTGAGAATAAATATGCTTTTATGGTATTATATGTCAATTATATTCTTCTCGCTGGTAAATATATAGCTTTATTTCACGAAACCAAAAAAAATTGACATACAAATTCAAGATCGAAGATCTTGGTGACACTATTTTAcattaggagttatgatattgaGAAATCATCTTGAGGAACCCTTGGATTGTCACAAGAGAGTTGTTGCAAACAAATTTTGAGCAAATACAATATAAAAAGATAGTAAACCATGAGATATGCTTGTTATAAAAGAAGACTAGTTCAGtcttgtaacattccaaaaatcagagtaaatttttcattttcatctaTAGTTAAGTCAGATGGACATAATGTGTTTCTAAATGGAGATGCTGATGAAATGATTCATATAGCTTAACCAGGAAACATTATGTCATGATATCAAAGATTTACGGCAAGTTTTCAATTTATAGGAATCCATCTATGGTCTCAAGCTTGTTTTCTAATATCATAAGTTTCGCCTAGTCAttacctcatatatatatatatatatat is a window of Lactuca sativa cultivar Salinas chromosome 1, Lsat_Salinas_v11, whole genome shotgun sequence DNA encoding:
- the LOC111913148 gene encoding putative pectinesterase 14; amino-acid sequence: MNTNRLWFWSSVTAIALLSFVLSFYTTNISITGIEVIFIKRIFEQSGIYEFFYFIGKSLGLTRSGVTCDASKWKSALVAKYKVELVLTVDQNGCGKFNTLQKAVAAVPDNSPKPTLIILDAGTYKEKVLVGVKKINLIIQGQGSQKTTIAWNDTAASSKGTIYSYTVCIDAKNFIAYDIGFKNTAPRPAPGAIGGQAVALRVRGDQSAFYNCGFFGFQDTLNDAEGRHYFKKCHIEGTVDFIFGNARSLYQDCEINSVPSGAKAIGAIAAQQRASTKEKTGFSFVNCKIGGSGKVWLGRAWGVYSTIVYLNTFMSAVITPDGWNDWRDPKRDQLVYFGEYGCSGPGAVNLLRVKYAKKLTKAEAAPFMDISYVDGSTWIK